The following coding sequences are from one Musa acuminata AAA Group cultivar baxijiao chromosome BXJ2-4, Cavendish_Baxijiao_AAA, whole genome shotgun sequence window:
- the LOC103982893 gene encoding uncharacterized protein LOC103982893 has product MSPSPPQLVHHRAALLASPLNAAFSFNIVGAPGPARRRAHRRLFTAISAMGGEETRFEVDPSKAREALQRLDQQLESLAQQEALPKKKRPSPPPLEPILDRDLITGKRTDDMPEVSGSYLAYTAVALVLLTVLNNILFNVFIKPSVDGNEQVSKIERVPLSEPTEQLVPKLVD; this is encoded by the exons ATGTCTCCGTCGCCGCCTCAGCTCGTCCACCACAGAGCCGCTCTCCTCGCCTCGCCTCTGAATGCCGCCTTTAGCTTCAACATCGTAGGAGCTCCTGGCCCTGCTCGGAGGAGGGCTCACAGGCGGCTGTTCACTGCAATTAGCGCCATGGGTGGGGAAGAAACCCGGTTCGAGGTCGACCCCAGCAAGGCCCGGGAAGCATTGCAGCGGCTCGACCAGCAGCTCGAGTCCCTCGCGCAGCAGGAAGCCCTCCCGAAGAAGAAGcggccctctcctcctcctttag AGCCTATTCTAGACAGAGATCTGATAACCGGCAAGAGGACTGATGATATGCCAGAAGTGTCAGGGTCTTATCTTGCATATACTGCCGTTGCACTTGTCCTACTTACGGTTCTGAACAACATCTTGTTCAATGTGTTCATAAAACCATCTGTCGATGGAAACGAGCAAGTTTCAAAAATAGAAAGAGTACCTCTAAGTGAACCCACAGAGCAGCTTGTGCCGAAGCTAGTGGACTAA